From Longimicrobiaceae bacterium, the proteins below share one genomic window:
- the eno gene encoding phosphopyruvate hydratase (catalyzes the formation of phosphoenolpyruvate from 2-phospho-D-glycerate in glycolysis): MTTIADIRAREILDSRGNPTVEADVILSSGARGRAAVPSGASTGEHEAVELRDGEKGRYLGKGVRRAAQNVVQEIYPALLG, translated from the coding sequence ATGACCACCATCGCCGACATCCGTGCCCGCGAGATCCTGGACTCCCGCGGCAACCCCACCGTGGAAGCCGACGTCATCCTGTCGAGCGGGGCGCGGGGGCGCGCGGCGGTGCCCAGCGGCGCCAGCACGGGCGAGCACGAGGCGGTGGAGCTGCGCGACGGCGAGAAAGGGCGCTACCTGGGCAAGGGTGTGCGCCGCGCCGCACAAAACGTGGTCCAGGAGATCTATCCCGCGCTGCTGGG